The Vulgatibacter sp. genome window below encodes:
- a CDS encoding PhoX family protein, protein MTTTNTSRRNLLKGAATLAAAAPFAGALQALSVRQARADVPAGPVPSPYGPIAPVADLATGLPLLQLPAGFQYKSFSWIGDPMENGQPVPTRHDGMGVIEVRQGRGGREFVLVRNHEAAATPTIIDAPAKFDTVAFANGNRVGGGTTTLYVPQGVGQPVRTVPSLGGTRTNCAGGVTPWGTWLTCEENTADDTPAGGQKHGYVFEVTSDPLDTTGAPIRDMGRFKHEAVAFDPRTGAAFLTEDNSSGSAYYRFLPNDAAQRAGALAAGGRLQAARVRGTTNLDIRQPQLGDVHELEWVEIATPDSPTVGGLSGPYRQARDAGALRMGRGEGIWHHDGKLYVVDTSAGAAGQGAVWEHDLRADTLRCIYVSPDAAVANNPDNLTVSPRGGLVLCEDGGRSTDAYGEGSRLLGLHGEGVAYIFAKNNVVLEDAALAALGKNVAGGDYRSSEFCGACFDPSGHYLFVNIQSPGITLAIWGPWARGTI, encoded by the coding sequence ATGACGACCACGAACACCAGCCGCCGCAACCTGCTCAAAGGCGCCGCCACCCTGGCAGCAGCCGCTCCCTTCGCCGGGGCCCTCCAGGCCCTCTCCGTCCGCCAGGCCCGGGCCGACGTGCCCGCGGGGCCGGTGCCCAGCCCCTACGGCCCCATCGCCCCGGTGGCCGATCTCGCCACGGGCCTGCCGCTCCTCCAGCTCCCCGCGGGCTTCCAGTACAAGAGCTTCTCCTGGATCGGCGATCCGATGGAGAACGGCCAGCCGGTGCCGACCCGCCACGACGGCATGGGGGTGATCGAGGTGCGCCAGGGCCGCGGCGGCAGGGAGTTCGTCCTCGTCCGCAACCACGAGGCGGCGGCGACCCCCACGATCATCGACGCGCCGGCGAAGTTCGACACCGTCGCCTTCGCCAACGGCAATCGCGTCGGCGGCGGCACCACCACCCTCTACGTCCCGCAGGGCGTCGGGCAGCCGGTGCGCACCGTGCCCAGCCTCGGCGGCACCCGCACCAACTGCGCCGGCGGCGTGACCCCGTGGGGCACCTGGCTCACCTGCGAGGAGAACACCGCCGACGACACGCCGGCAGGTGGCCAGAAGCACGGCTACGTCTTCGAGGTGACCTCAGATCCCCTCGATACCACCGGCGCGCCGATCCGCGACATGGGCCGCTTCAAGCACGAGGCGGTCGCCTTCGATCCCCGCACCGGCGCCGCCTTCCTCACCGAGGACAACAGCAGCGGCTCCGCCTACTACCGCTTCCTCCCCAACGACGCCGCGCAGCGGGCCGGCGCCCTCGCCGCCGGCGGACGCCTCCAGGCAGCCCGGGTCAGGGGCACCACCAACCTCGACATCCGCCAGCCGCAGCTCGGCGACGTGCACGAGCTCGAGTGGGTCGAGATCGCCACCCCCGACAGCCCGACCGTCGGCGGACTCAGCGGTCCCTACCGGCAGGCCCGCGACGCAGGCGCCCTGCGCATGGGCCGCGGCGAGGGGATCTGGCACCACGACGGCAAGCTCTACGTCGTCGACACCAGCGCCGGCGCCGCGGGCCAGGGGGCGGTCTGGGAGCACGATCTCCGCGCCGACACCCTCCGCTGCATCTACGTCTCGCCCGACGCCGCGGTGGCCAACAACCCCGACAACCTCACGGTCAGCCCCCGGGGCGGCCTCGTGCTCTGCGAGGACGGCGGCAGGTCGACGGACGCCTACGGCGAGGGGTCGCGCCTCCTCGGCCTCCACGGCGAGGGCGTGGCCTACATCTTCGCCAAGAACAACGTCGTGCTCGAGGACGCCGCCCTCGCCGCCCTCGGCAAGAACGTCGCCGGCGGCGACTACCGGAGCAGCGAGTTCTGCGGCGCCTGCTTCGATCCGAGCGGGCACTACCTCTTCGTCAACATCCAGAGCCCTGGCATCACCCTGGCGATCTGGGGCCCCTGGGCCCGCGGCACCATCTGA
- a CDS encoding aldo/keto reductase, with protein MIELSRRTFLHLAAGAAALAATPALAAKKERQPLITRTIPSTGEVLPAVGMGTWQTFDVGAAEAERAPLREVLRTFFDGGGRLIDSSPMYGRSEAVVGDLVSAGGWTKLPPFLATKVWTRGREDGIAQMNESFRRMRTERIDLMQVHNLVDVETHLATLRTWKEQGRVRQVGITHYQVGAFDEVERLMKAHPLDFVQLPYSVGVRDAEKRLLPLARERGIAVLVMRPFEGGSLLREARAKPLPALAAALGATSWAQLFLLFILANPAVTCAIPATGKPAHMAENVAAMRCKLPDEAQRKQLLAAIGA; from the coding sequence GTGATCGAGCTCTCCCGCCGCACCTTCCTCCATCTCGCCGCAGGCGCAGCGGCGCTGGCGGCCACGCCGGCCCTCGCGGCGAAGAAGGAGAGGCAGCCGCTGATCACCCGCACGATCCCCTCCACCGGCGAGGTGCTCCCCGCCGTCGGCATGGGCACCTGGCAGACCTTCGACGTCGGCGCCGCCGAGGCGGAACGGGCGCCGCTGCGGGAGGTGCTGCGCACCTTCTTCGACGGGGGCGGGAGGCTCATCGACTCCTCGCCGATGTACGGGCGCTCGGAGGCGGTGGTCGGTGATCTCGTCTCCGCGGGCGGCTGGACGAAGCTGCCCCCCTTCCTCGCCACCAAGGTCTGGACCCGGGGCCGGGAGGACGGCATCGCCCAGATGAACGAATCCTTCCGCCGGATGCGGACCGAGCGCATCGACCTGATGCAGGTCCACAACCTCGTCGACGTCGAGACACACCTCGCCACGCTGCGCACCTGGAAGGAGCAGGGGCGGGTCCGCCAGGTCGGCATCACCCACTACCAGGTCGGCGCCTTCGACGAGGTGGAGCGCTTGATGAAGGCCCATCCCCTCGACTTCGTGCAGCTGCCCTATTCGGTCGGCGTGCGCGACGCCGAGAAGCGCCTCCTGCCGCTGGCGCGGGAGCGCGGGATCGCCGTGCTGGTGATGCGTCCCTTCGAGGGCGGATCGCTCCTCCGCGAGGCACGCGCGAAGCCGCTCCCCGCCCTCGCCGCGGCGCTGGGGGCGACGAGCTGGGCGCAGCTCTTCCTGCTCTTCATCCTGGCAAACCCGGCGGTGACCTGCGCGATCCCCGCCACCGGCAAGCCGGCGCACATGGCCGAGAACGTGGCGGCGATGCGCTGCAAGCTCCCCGACGAGGCGCAGCGCAAGCAGCTCCTCGCGGCGATCGGCGCCTGA
- a CDS encoding NTP/NDP exchange transporter gives MTRAPLRGAIERLVDARPHEVRGLLLAFAFFLALLAGYSILKPIRDEMAVVAGVRQLHWLFTATFVATLIAVPAFAAVASRFPRQRFVPWLYRLCGLSLLVFFALLLGGAAPVHVARAFFVWVSVFNLFITSVFWAFLADVFTPAQGKRLFGFVAAGGTIGAMAGPLLAATLAPVIGPAWLLPLSALLFEGAARAAGRLARWSRDAGTPHERAKGEKVLGGSAFAGFSEVARSPYLLGIAGQTLLFAITSTVLYAQYLGLVEGAIADGARRTALFGYVEFGTNLLALGLQLTVSGRLLARFGIGFGLALQPVLTIAGFLALGVAPFLGPAVGLYGARRSAHYAIERPARETLFTTVDRASKYKAKSFIDTVVYRGGDAVSGWLNSGFLALGLGAGGAALAALPFACAGLLLALLLARRHLRATEEVVP, from the coding sequence GTGACGCGAGCTCCCCTGCGCGGCGCCATCGAGCGCCTGGTCGATGCGAGGCCCCACGAGGTGCGGGGCCTCCTCCTCGCCTTCGCCTTTTTCCTCGCGCTCCTCGCCGGCTACTCGATCCTCAAGCCGATCCGCGACGAGATGGCGGTGGTCGCCGGTGTCCGCCAGCTCCACTGGCTCTTCACCGCCACCTTCGTCGCCACCCTGATCGCGGTGCCGGCCTTCGCCGCGGTGGCCTCGCGCTTTCCCCGGCAGCGCTTCGTGCCCTGGCTCTACCGCCTCTGCGGGCTCTCCCTCCTCGTCTTCTTCGCGCTCCTCCTCGGCGGCGCCGCCCCGGTCCACGTCGCCCGCGCCTTCTTCGTCTGGGTGAGCGTCTTCAACCTCTTCATCACTTCGGTCTTCTGGGCCTTCCTCGCCGACGTCTTCACCCCGGCGCAGGGCAAGCGCCTCTTCGGGTTCGTCGCAGCAGGCGGCACCATCGGCGCGATGGCGGGGCCGCTCCTTGCCGCCACCCTCGCCCCGGTGATCGGCCCCGCCTGGCTCCTGCCCCTCTCGGCGCTGCTCTTCGAGGGCGCCGCCCGCGCAGCGGGACGCCTCGCCCGCTGGTCCCGCGACGCCGGCACCCCACACGAGCGGGCCAAAGGCGAGAAGGTGCTGGGCGGCAGCGCCTTCGCCGGCTTCTCCGAGGTGGCCCGGTCGCCCTACCTCCTCGGCATCGCCGGCCAGACCCTGCTCTTCGCCATCACCTCCACGGTGCTCTACGCCCAATACCTGGGGCTGGTGGAGGGGGCGATCGCCGACGGCGCCAGACGCACGGCGCTCTTCGGCTACGTCGAGTTCGGCACCAACCTCCTCGCGCTCGGCCTCCAGCTCACGGTGAGCGGCCGCCTCCTCGCCCGCTTCGGCATCGGCTTCGGGCTCGCGCTGCAGCCGGTGCTGACCATCGCAGGCTTCCTCGCCCTCGGGGTGGCGCCCTTCCTCGGTCCCGCCGTCGGCCTCTACGGCGCCAGGCGCTCCGCCCACTACGCGATCGAGCGGCCCGCCCGCGAGACGCTCTTCACCACCGTGGACCGGGCGTCGAAGTACAAGGCCAAGAGCTTCATCGACACGGTGGTCTACCGCGGGGGCGACGCCGTGAGCGGCTGGCTGAACAGCGGCTTCCTGGCCCTCGGCCTGGGGGCAGGCGGCGCCGCCCTCGCGGCGCTACCCTTCGCCTGCGCGGGGCTTCTCCTCGCGCTCCTTCTCGCCCGTCGCCATCTTCGCGCCACGGAGGAGGTGGTCCCGTGA
- the hmgA gene encoding homogentisate 1,2-dioxygenase — protein MAIDSYQSGFGNEFATEAVAGALPEGRNSPQRVPYGLYAEQLSGTAFTAPRKENQRSWLYRLRPSANHLPYRPMAQGLLRSGPFDEGAVTPNRLRWSPLEMPAAPTDFVQGLVTFGGNGSAATNAGISIHLYAANQSMTDSVFFDADGELLLVPQAGQLLLFTEMGRLLVAPGEIAVVPRGVRFRVELPDGKAAGYVCENHGALFKLPDLGPIGSNGLANPRDFLAPVAAFEDVDRAVRLVQKFQGRLWETELDHSPLDVVAWHGNLAPYKYDLARFNTIGTVSFDHPDPSIFTVLTSPSELPGTANCDFVIFPPRWMVAENTFRPPWFHRNVMNEFMGLIHGVYDAKEGGGFVPGGASLHNCMSGHGPDRDSYERAVAAELKPHKIENTLAFMFESRWVIAPTRFAMETKALQSDYDACWSGFEKAKLP, from the coding sequence ATGGCCATCGACAGCTACCAGTCCGGATTTGGAAACGAGTTTGCGACGGAGGCCGTCGCCGGGGCGCTGCCCGAGGGGCGGAACTCGCCGCAGCGGGTTCCCTACGGCCTCTACGCCGAGCAGCTCTCGGGCACCGCCTTCACCGCGCCCCGCAAGGAGAACCAGCGCTCCTGGCTCTACCGGCTGCGCCCCAGCGCCAACCACCTGCCCTACCGGCCGATGGCACAGGGCCTGCTCCGCAGCGGTCCCTTCGACGAGGGGGCGGTGACGCCGAACCGGCTCCGCTGGAGCCCGCTGGAGATGCCGGCTGCGCCCACCGACTTCGTCCAGGGCCTCGTCACCTTCGGCGGCAACGGCAGCGCCGCGACCAACGCCGGCATCTCGATCCACCTCTACGCCGCCAACCAGTCGATGACCGACTCGGTCTTCTTCGATGCCGACGGCGAGCTCCTCCTCGTGCCGCAGGCGGGACAGCTCCTGCTCTTCACCGAGATGGGCAGGCTGCTGGTGGCGCCGGGCGAGATCGCGGTCGTCCCCCGCGGCGTGCGCTTCCGGGTGGAGCTCCCCGACGGCAAGGCGGCGGGCTACGTCTGCGAGAACCACGGCGCGCTCTTCAAGCTCCCAGACCTCGGCCCCATCGGCTCCAACGGCCTCGCAAACCCGCGCGACTTCCTCGCGCCGGTGGCGGCCTTCGAGGACGTCGATCGTGCGGTGCGCCTGGTGCAGAAATTCCAGGGCCGGCTCTGGGAGACGGAGCTCGATCACTCGCCCCTCGACGTGGTGGCGTGGCACGGCAACCTCGCGCCGTACAAATACGACCTCGCCCGGTTCAACACGATCGGCACGGTGAGCTTCGATCACCCGGATCCGTCGATCTTCACCGTGCTCACCTCGCCCAGCGAACTCCCGGGCACCGCCAACTGCGACTTCGTGATCTTCCCGCCGCGGTGGATGGTGGCGGAGAACACCTTCCGGCCGCCCTGGTTCCACCGCAACGTGATGAACGAGTTCATGGGGCTCATCCACGGCGTCTACGACGCCAAGGAGGGCGGCGGGTTCGTCCCCGGCGGCGCTTCGCTCCACAACTGCATGAGCGGCCACGGCCCCGATCGCGACAGCTACGAGCGCGCGGTGGCGGCGGAGCTGAAGCCCCACAAGATCGAGAACACGCTCGCCTTCATGTTCGAGTCGCGCTGGGTGATCGCCCCCACGCGCTTCGCCATGGAGACGAAGGCGCTGCAGAGCGACTACGACGCCTGCTGGTCCGGCTTCGAGAAGGCGAAGCTGCCCTGA